CGTGGTTGATCGTGGTCAGGACGTCTAAAAAAATATCTTCCACACCGGTGTAGAAACCCTCGAGGCAGTGTGCCAGCCCCATCAGCTCCAGGGAAGTAAGCCCTTTTTTCTTTCCCGCGCCTTTTATCCCTGCCTCCGCTTCCCTGCCAATGCCCCGGAGGGCGCTTAACTTATCCCGGATTTCGGCAATAAAGCTTCGGAGGGATACGGCATCAAGTTCCCGACTCACAAAGAAGGACCCCCTCAGTCTCAATTTTCCTGCGCAGAAAGGGAGCAGCTTCCCCGAGATCAACCAGATCAAAAGAAAAGCTGAGACGCTCCCCAAGGCCCCGTTCGGCCAGACTCCAGTTCTTTTCCGGCATCCCCTCCACTGCCAGATCGATGTCGGAGTCAAGGCGAAAAAAAGGCCTCTTCCAGGCCAGAGAGCCGAAAAGGTAGACCCGCCTGGCACCGCAGCTCTCGACTAGAAAGCGTGCCGCTGCCATAGCCTCCCTCAGGGCG
This Bacillota bacterium DNA region includes the following protein-coding sequences:
- a CDS encoding nucleotidyltransferase domain-containing protein, which encodes MSGTVRDEKEPGHEWHEWDVYIAAWKQRLQAARKKRSREAERALREAMAAARFLVESCGARRVYLFGSLAWKRPFFRLDSDIDLAVEGMPEKNWSLAERGLGERLSFSFDLVDLGEAAPFLRRKIETEGVLLCESGT